A section of the Amblyomma americanum isolate KBUSLIRL-KWMA chromosome 2, ASM5285725v1, whole genome shotgun sequence genome encodes:
- the LOC144121576 gene encoding uncharacterized protein LOC144121576 translates to MPKKRRSRALFVKADGGPMLFSLVPCSERKEIRELIEYGGGVLVQPEKVPDAIRLVPSSVTVTDSSDDVFSANYIRACAKSDKLLRLIEFKIPMAPAVVDASDSKTRRLRSTRSRREYTLGEEIAIAKFVAKKPGVRVHGNAVYKEMALAGVVPGKHSWQSLKEHYLKKIFPVKHLYESPHEVNVHSGKQCSESAGDQGSSPLLAAASGVIVEDSDSEQESREPQRPSGSGLQDEGAPAEVVAETESSSPLQSSGTSPDRARIHKESDNGRELLLFASPSAKRPEKSSKSRLDSPLAKKNDPDHSTSTSDQGSTAVALRKHSLPTPSEVLCKKQKEPSISTASVRVGSRHSLRNASASRLDVPDTPGQEPILNEQRGLRSSLMRRCKNITPRKHPIARHMKSDTQSPGIGRSARTAVSESRNTLQRAAVKLHPRTPVKSHSAALQECSSSHLGKQQLPPSTGSSILGDVIKCTPCPSRHVPLQMSLRKWPNTPPQELTNSRSNSQSCPKSSGDVAVIPKAKRGALSPGRFRGGDSDAMEGLLDRTPFLSRQPVTRSSPRKRQSPEPQKDCESHSSTWRCCESADDTMPDPEDPLPPSHARRRLLPCPSPANSRKKKVILLRSEHGPDTVSSTECKCTDRSHKSKSSPRKQLKIGEEGHDNVSHQNASPSSSMPTHEMASSRTTPSNRTNSGTCTRSCSLLQKPSLDLGLRTPPAKTTQGRKKGPRAPPPPQYGEDGHSSSASQAAGTGQNHSPPLGTGAEVEDLDSTDEELLMEASAQEAALRNLGPMPGVAEVHPVGATKEAHRDNRSDPGSPASTVSVPSTVIIPDSGHSPDEDSTPESEQDDVSKVRRRLVRVLAMLREGKNTESHERCPADCGCPRSTRYIRTAREAVSLSAFLAYHGEPLPSESPGIKDPEIALLVEILLRHREGRDKNEQNGSGSA, encoded by the exons ATGCCTAAGAAGCGAAGAAGTCGAGCGCTGTTCGTGAAGGCGGATGGTGGCCCCATGTTGTTCTCCTTGGTGCCCTGTTCGGAGCGCAAGGAGATACGGGAGCTTATAGAGTACGGAGGTGGCGTTCTCGTACAGCCAGAAAAAGTTCCTGATGCCATACGACTGGTGCCGTCCAGCGTTACTGTTacagacagcagcgatgatgTCTTCTCTGCTAATTACATTCGCGCTTGTGCCAAAAGCGACAAGCTACTTCGTCTCATAGAGTTCAAAATACCAATGGCGCCAGCCGTGGTGGACGCAAGCGACTCCAAGACGAGAAGACTCCGTTCCACTCGCTCAAGAAGAGAATACACGCTTGGCGAAGAAATTGCGATTGCAAAGTTCGTAGCTAAGAAGCCAGGCGTCCGTGTCCATGGCAATGCGGTGTACAAAGAAATGGCCTTGGCTGGTGTCGTGCCCGGCAAGCATTCATGGCAGTCGCTGAAGGAACATTACCTGAAAAAAATCTTCCCCGTAAAACATCTGTACGAGTCGCCTCATGAAGTTAACGTTCACTCCGGAAAACAGTGCAGTGAATCGGCGGGAGACCAAGGCAGCTCGCCCCTACTGGCTGCGGCATCGGGCGTCATCGTCGAGGACAGCGACAGTGAGCAAGAGTCGCGCGAGCCCCAGAGACCTTCCGGGAGTGGTCTACAAGACGAGGGGGCACCAGCCGAAGTCGTTGCTGAAACGGAAAGTTCATCACCCCTGCAGAGCTCTGGGACATCTCCCGACAGAGCACGTATTCATAAGGAGAGCGATAATGGTAGGGAGCTCTTGTTATTTGCTTCACCCTCTGCTAAGAGACCCGAGAAGAGTTCTAAAAGTAGACTGGACAGCCCATTGGCAAAAAAGAACGACCCTGATCACAGTACCTCGACGTCAGACCAAGGCAGCACTGCAGTCGCACTAAGAAAACATTCCTTGCCAACACCTTCAGAAGtgctgtgcaaaaaacaaaaggaGCCTTCCATCAGCACTGCAAGTGTTCGTGTAGGATCTCGACACAGCTTAAGGAATGCAAGTGCAAGCAGATTGGATGTGCCAGACACTCCTGGACAGGAACCCATCCTGAATGAGCAACGAGGATTGAGGTCATCACTCATGAGGAGATGCAAAAACATCACACCGCGAAAACATCCCATTGCTCGCCACATGAAGTCAGACACACAAAGCCCCGGCATTGGTCGTTCTGCTCGCACAGCGGTTTCCGAAAGCCGAAACACGCTACAACGAGCCGCAGTGAAATTGCACCCCCGAACCCCTGTGAAATCTCACAGTGCAGCTCTGCAAGAATGCTCCAGTAGCCACTTAGGCAAGCAACAACTTCCCCCAAGTACTGGCAGCAGCATTTTGGGAGATGTGATTAAATGCACACCATGTCCCAGCAGACACGTGCCTTTGCAGATGTCTCTGAGGAAATGGCCAAatactccaccccaagagctcaCTAACAGCCGTTCAAACTCACAGTCATGTCCAAAATCAAGTGGCGACGTCGCCGTGATCCCAAAGGCGAAAAGAGGTGCACTCTCACCAGGACGCTTTCGTGGTGGTGACAGTGACGCTATGGAAGGTTTATTAGACCGCACACCTTTTCTCAGCAGACAACCTGTTACACGGTCATCTCCGAGGAAACGGCAGAGTCCAGAACCACAAAAAGACTGCGAAAGCCATTCAAGTACATGGCGCTGTTGTGAATCAGCCGATGATACGATGCCAGATCCAGAGGATCCGCTGCCGCCCTCTCACGCTCGCAGGAGGCTGCTGCCTTGTCCTTCTCCAGCCAATAGCCGGAAGAAAAAAGTCATCCTGTTGCGCAGTGAGCACGGACCAGACACAGTGTCCAGCACAGAATGCAAATGTACAGATCGCTCGCACAAAAGTAAATCGTCGCCCCGCAAGCAACTCAAAATCGGGGAAGAAGGTCACGACAATGTGTCACACCAAAACGCAAGTCCCTCCTCATCCATGCCCACTCATGAGATGGCATCAAGCCGCACAACTCCTAGCAACAGAACCAACTCTGGAACATGCACGAGAAGCTGCTCCTTGCTGCAAAAGCCATCACTTGATTTGGGCTTAAGAACCCCACCAGCAAAAACTACACAGGGGAGGAAAAAGGGACCACGAGCTCCTCCGCCCCCGCAGTACGGTGAAGATGGCCATTCGAGCTCTGCTTCCCAGGCTGCAGGCACAGGACAGAACCATAGCCCACCGCTAGGCACTGGTGCAGAAGTGGAGGATCTCGACAGCACTGATGAAGAGCTGCTGATGGAGGCCTCGGCGCAAGAGGCTGCTCTCCGTAATCTTGGTCCTATGCCAGGTGTTGCCGAAGTCCATCCAGTCGGGGCTACCAAAGAAGCGCACAGGGATAAT aGAAGTGACCCAGGCTCACCGGCAAGTACTGTTAGCGTGCCGAGCACAGTCATTATACCGGATTCCGGGCACTCGCCAGACGAAGACTCTACTCCGGAGTCCGAGCAGGACGATGTGTCCAAGGTGCGGAGAAGGTTGGTGAGGGTGCTGGCGATGCTGAGAGAAGGCAAGAACACTGAGTCACACGAGAGGTGCCCAGCAGACTGTGGCTGTCCCCGTTCAACTCGGTACATTCGGACAGCCCGAGAAGCTGTTTCGCTCAGTGCCTTCCTGGCATACCATGGCGAGCCACTGCCAAGCGAGAGCCCAGGAATCAAGGACCCTGAGATAGCCTTGCTCGTAGAAATCCTACTGCGTCATCGTGAAGGCAGAGATAAAAACGAGCAGAACGGGAGCGGTTCCGCATGA